A window of the Arachis duranensis cultivar V14167 chromosome 5, aradu.V14167.gnm2.J7QH, whole genome shotgun sequence genome harbors these coding sequences:
- the LOC107487145 gene encoding disease resistance protein RPM1-like, which translates to MAESAIAFLLQRLVSVFENEVTWFPGIQEEVVHLKGHLEVIRAFLRVADAKQESDEELKVCIKQLRDIAHDAEDLLDELELVQAYDHTNGFSVILSRFSGQIRHMKARYRIASDLKGINSRMRTILGVLAKFDTASQASNYTGKAWHDQRGDALLLENTDLVGIEEPKKQLISWLIKGCPGRKVISVTGMGGMGKTTVVKKVYDDPEVIKHFKACVWVTVSQSFKTEELLRDLVQKIFSEIRRPVPDGLESMRSDKLKLIIKDMLQRRRYLVVFDDVWHMHEWEAVKYALPDNNCGSRVMITTRKSDLASACSIQSKGKVYNLQPLKEDEVWDLFTRKTFQGKSCPSYLTSICKCILRKCEGLPLAIVAISGVLAMKDKCRIEEWDMICHSLGAEIQDNDKLGNLKTVLGLSINDLPYYLKYCFLYLSIFPEDHLIERMRLIRLWIAEGFIEAKEGKTLEDVAEDYLKELLNRNLIQVAGTTTDGRVKTLRIHDLIREIIILKSKDENFATIVKEQSVPWPERLRRLSVHNTMPNGQQQRSVSQLRSLLMFGVAEQLSLCKLFPGGFRLLAVLDFQDAPLQKFPVAIGGLYCLRYLSLRNTKVNMVPGKILGKLKNLETLDLKKTSITELPADILNLKKLRHLLVYQVKVKGYGEFHSKLGFKAPSEIGYLQSLQKLCFVEANQGCGKIIRQLAELCQLRRLGIRNLREEDGKAFCLSIERLVNLCALSVTSEGENKVIALEFLSSPPPYLQRLYLSGRLLDLPDWMPSLHNLAKLFLKWSCLEQDPLEYLQDLPNLSHLELLQAYTGDTLHFQCGKFKKLKILGLDRFVELKQVILGKDAMPCLEKLIIQRCQLLKNVPSGVELLTKLKVLELFDMPDELMKTICPQGPGKDYWKVAHIPEVFSTYWRDGAWDVYPLESFKDCSPRSGTVMRSDERSTLSKV; encoded by the exons ATGGCTGAGAGTGCCATAGCCTTTCTTCTCCAAAGATTAGTATCTGTGTTTGAGAATGAGGTGACATGGTTCCCAGGCATCCAAGAAGAAGTGGTTCACCTTAAAGGACATTTGGAGGTCATAAGAGCCTTCTTAAGAGTTGCAGATGCAAAACAAGAGAGTGACGAGGAACTCAAAGTTTGCATTAAGCAACTCAGAGACATTGCTCATGATGCTGAAGATCTTCTCGATGAACTAGAACTTGTCCAGGCATATGATCACACAAATGGATTCTCTGTTATTCTCAGTCGATTTTCTGGCCAAATCAGGCATATGAAAGCTCGCTATCGGATTGCTTCTGATTTAAAAGGCATCAACTCCCGCATGAGAACTATTTTGGGAGTCCTAGCTAAATTTGACACTGCTTCACAGGCTTCAAATTATACAG GTAAGGCATGGCATGATCAACGAGGGGATGCCCTTCTCCTGGAGAACACTGACCTAGTGGGTATAGAGGAGCCAAAAAAGCAGTTGATCAGTTGGTTGATCAAAGGATGCCCAGGGCGTAAAGTAATTTCTGTTACTGGTATGGGAGGGATGGGAAAAACCACTGTGGTGAAGAAAGTGTATGATGATCCAGAAGTAATAAAACACTTCAAAGCCTGTGTTTGGGTTACTGTTTCCCAGTCTTTTAAAACTGAGGAGCTTCTCAGAGACTTGGTCCAGAAAATCTTTTCTGAAATAAGAAGACCGGTTCCAGATGGCCTGGAAAGCATGAGGAGCGATAAGCTGAAGTTGATTATCAAGGACATGTTGCAAAGGAGGAGGTACCTGGTGGTATTTGATGATGTCTGGCATATGCATGAATGGGAAGCTGTCAAATATGCATTGCCTGACAATAACTGTGGCAGCAGGGTCATGATCACCACACGGAAATCTGATTTAGCCTCTGCCTGCAGCATACAATCCAAGGGTAAGGTGTATAACTTGCAACCCTTGAAAGAAGATGAAGTCTGGGATCTATTTACTAGAAAGACCTTTCAGGGAAAATCATGCCCCTCCTACTTGACCAGCATTTGTAAATGTATCTTAAGAAAGTGTGAAGGCTTACCCCTGGCAATTGTAGCAATCAGTGGTGTCCTGGCAATGAAGGACAAGTGCAGGATAGAAGAGTGGGATATGATTTGTCATAGTCTTGGTGCTGAAATTCAAGACAATGACAAACTTGGTAATTTGAAAACAGTACTTGGCCTCAGTATTAATGATTTGCCTTACTACTTAAAATACTGCTTCTTGTACTTGAGCATCTTTCCTGAGGACCATCTGATAGAGCGCATGAGATTGATTCGCTTATGGATAGCAGAAGGATTTATTGAAGCCAAAGAAGGCAAAACACTGGAAGATGTTGCAGAAGATTACCTCAAGGAGCTCCTGAACAGAAACTTAATACAAGTAGCAGGGACAACGACAGATGGAAGGGTCAAAACTTTGCGCATCCATGATCTCATACGGGAAATCATCATTTTGAAATCTAAGGATGAAAACTTTGCAACCATTGTCAAAGAACAAAGTGTGCCATGGCCCGAAAGGCTTCGACGCCTTTCAGTGCATAACACCATGCCAAATGGACAGCAACAGAGGTCTGTTTCTCAACTCCGTTCTCTTCTAATGTTTGGGGTTGCTGAACAGTTATCCTTATGCAAACTGTTTCCGGGAGGTTTTAGACTGCTTGCTGTTTTGGATTTTCAAGATGCACCTTTGCAGAAGTTTCCAGTAGCTATCGGTGGCCTATATTGTTTAAGGTATCTAAGCTTAAGGAATACAAAGGTGAATATGGTTCCTGGAAAAATATTAGGGAAGCTGAAGAACCTAGAAACACTGGATCTTAAGAAGACTTCCATCACAGAATTGCCTGCAGACATACTAAATCTTAAGAAACTTCGCCATCTCCTTGTGTATCAGGTTAAGGTCAAAGGTTATGGAGAGTTCCATTCTAAACTGGGTTTTAAAGCCCCCTCTGAAATAGGATACCTACAGTCATTACAAAAGCTTTGCTTTGTAGAGGCAAATCAAGGCTGTGGTAAGATCATTAGGCAGTTAGCGGAGCTATGTCAGTTAAGAAGGTTAGGCATCAGGAATCTGAGAGAGGAAGATGGCAAGGCTTTCTGTTTGTCCATTGAGAGGTTGGTCAATCTCTGTGCCCTCTCTGTTACCTCTGAGGGTGAGAATAAAGTCATTGCTCTAGAATTTCTTTCTTCACCCCCTCCATATCTGCAGCGCTTGTATTTGTCAGGACGCCTTCTAGACTTACCTGATTGGATGCCTTCTCTTCATAACCTGGCCAAGTTGTTTCTGAAATGGAGCTGTTTAGAACAAGATCCACTAGAATATCTGCAGGATTTGCCAAACCTTTCACATCTCGAATTACTTCAAGCATACACCGGCGACACATTGCATTTTCAATGTGGAAAGTTCAAGAAGCTCAAGATTCTAGGCCTTGACAGATTTGTTGAGCTAAAACAGGTGATTCTGGGGAAGGATGCAATGCCATGCCTAGAAAAGCTTATCATCCAGCGTTGCCAACTGTTGAAAAATGTGCCATCAGGCGTTGAACTCTTGACTAAGCTGAAAGTCCTGGAGCTTTTTGACATGCCTGATGAACTAATGAAGACAATATGTCCACAGGGTCCGGGGAAAGATTACTGGAAAGTTGCACATATACCAGAAGTCTTTTCTACCTACTGGAGAGACGGGGCTTGGGATGTCTACCCACTGGAAAGTTTCAAAGACTGTTCTCCACGGTCTGGCACTGTCATGCGCAGTGATGAACGCAGCACTCTCTCAAAGGTGTAG
- the LOC107487144 gene encoding disease resistance protein RPM1-like produces MAETTVSFLLDKMSALLQEEVNLQRGVQHEVQYIKEELERHMAILRVADALEGKDPELKVWLQRVREIAEAMEDAIDEFNYQDNKSSSTFSKIKNMKARHEIASEIQQIKSRLEFISKERPSLYRVGSRLSPRLPPKIDSQGDALLLEEADLVGIDKPKKQLCDLLFSNEAGRFVIPIHGMGGLGKTTLAKQVYDDAKVKKRFKIHAWVSVSHPFQIEELLKDLVHQLHNVIGKPAPEEVGQMKSDKLKEVIKNLLQQSRYLIVLDDVWHINVWDSVKLALPNNNRGSRVMLTTRNKNVALYSCTELGKDFHPEFLPEQEAWSLFCRKTFQDNSCPPHLEEVCQKILKMCGGLPLAIVAIGGALTTTNKANIEEWQIVYRSFGSEIEGNDKLENMNKVLLLSFNELPYYLKSCLMYLSIFPEFHAIEHMRLIRLWIAEGFVIEEGGKTLEEVAESYLKELLDRSLLQVVEKTGDGRMKTCRMHDVLREIINLKSKDQNFATVVKEQSIVWPERVRRLSLVNTTHNIQQNRTTFQLRSLLMFALSDSLDHFSIQAVCSTGYKLLRVLDLQDAPLEVFPDGIVTLFLLKYLSLRNTKVKRIPSSIKKLKQLETLDLKHSHVTELPVEIVELHMLRHLLVYRYEVESYAYFHSRHGFKLAAPIGNMQSLQKLCFIEADQGGKALMVELGRLIQLRRLGIRKMREEDGAALCSSIEKMINLQSLSVTAIEDDKIIDIHNISSPPQFLQRLYLSGRLEKFPQWISTLKNLAKVHLKWSQLKEDPLVYLQGLPNLRHLELLHVYVGETLHFRAKGFPSLKILGLDDLDGLKHMIVEEGAMPGLKKLVMQRCKSFKQAPKGIEHLSKLKTIEFFDMPEELITALLPNGGQDNWRVQHVPAVYSSYWRDRDWDVYSLETFAERAYDCSHDAAMSSHEIRTLWKV; encoded by the coding sequence ATGGCAGAAACTACCGTTTCCTTTCTGCTGGACAAGATGAGTGCCTTACTTCAAGAAGAAGTGAATCTGCAGAGAGGGGTCCAACATGAAGTTCAGTACATCAAAGAAGAACTGGAACGCCACATGGCCATCTTAAGGGTGGCTGATGCTCTGGAAGGAAAAGATCCTGAACTCAAAGTATGGCTTCAACGTGTGAGAGAAATTGCTGAAGCTATGGAAGATGCTATAGATGAATTCAATTATCAAGACAACAAATCATCTTCTACTTTTTCGAAGATCAAGAACATGAAAGCTCGGCATGAGATTGCATCAGAAATACAACAGATCAAATCTAGACTTGAATTCATCTCCAAGGAACGTCCCAGCTTATACAGGGTAGGCTCTAGGTTGAGTCCACGGTTGCCACCAAAGATTGACAGCCAAGGAGATGCACTTCTGCTAGAGGAAGCTGATTTAGTAGGAATTGACAAACCCAAGAAGCAGCTGTGTGATTTGCTTTTCAGTAACGAAGCAGGTCGTTTTGTAATTCCCATTCATGGGATGGGAGGCTTGGGGAAAACTACATTGGCAAAGCAAGTCTATGATGATGCCAAAGTGAAGAAGCGTTTCAAGATTCATGCTTGGGTTAGTGTCTCTCATCCTTTCCAAATAGAAGAACTCCTCAAAGACCTTGTTCACCAGCTCCATAATGTCATTGGCAAACCAGCTCCTGAAGAAGTTGGACAAATGAAAAGTGACAAGTTGAAAGAGGTGATCAAGAATCTACTTCAGCAAAGCAGGTACCTCATTGTGCTGGATGATGTCTGGCATATAAATGTCTGGGATTCAGTCAAACTTGCTTTGCCTAATAACAACCGAGGAAGTAGAGTAATGCTTACCACGCGCAACAAAAACGTAGCATTGTATTCCTGCACTGAATTGGGTAAGGACTTTCACCCTGAATTCTTACCTGAACAAGAAGCCTGGTCTCTCTTCTGTAGGAAAACATTTCAGGATAACTCATGCCCTCCTCATCTGGAAGAAGTTTGtcagaaaatcttaaaaatgtGTGGGGGGTTGCCACTAGCCATTGTAGCAATCGGTGGTGCTTTGACCACAACAAACAAGGCAAACATAGAAGAATGGCAGATAGTTTACAGAAGTTTTGGGTCTGAAATTGAAGGCAATGACAAACTGGAGAACATGAACAAAGTGCTTTTGCTAAGCTTCAATGAATTACCTTACTATCTCAAATCTTGCTTGATGTATCTGAGCATCTTCCCAGAATTTCATGCTATTGAGCATATGAGATTGATTCGCTTATGGATAGCTGAAGGGTTTGTCATTGAAGAAGGTGGAAAGACCCTGGAGGAAGTTGCGGAAAGCTACCTAAAGGAGCTCTTGGACAGAAGTCTGTTGCAAGTGGTAGAAAAAACCGGTGATGGCAGGATGAAGACTTGTCGAATGCATGATGTTTTAAGGGAGATCATAAATTTGAAGTCAAAGGATCAGAACTTTGCAACAGTAGTCAAAGAACAATCCATAGTCTGGCCAGAGAGAGTTCGACGCTTATCACTCGTCAACACCACACATAACATACAGCAAAATAGGACAACATTCCAACTTCGCTCTCTCCTAATGTTTGCCTTATCAGACTCACTTGATCATTTCTCTATACAAGCAGTATGTTCCACTGGTTATAAGTTGCTTAGAGTGTTAGATTTGCAGGATGCACCTTTGGAGGTATTTCCTGATGGAATTGTTACCCTTTTCCTTCTTAAGTATCTAAGTTTAAGGAACACAAAGGTGAAAAGAATTCCCAGTTCCATTAAGAAGCTGAAACAACTGGAGACTTTGGATCTTAAACATTCCCATGTCACTGAATTGCCAGTTGAAATTGTGGAGCTGCACATGTTACGCCATCTCCTGGTGTACCGCTATGAAGTTGAATCCTATGCATATTTCCACTCAAGGCATGGCTTCAAGTTGGCTGCCCCAATAGGAAACATGCAATCTTTGCAGAAGCTATGTTTTATAGAGGCAGACCAAGGAGGTAAAGCTTTGATGGTTGAGCTAGGAAGACTTATTCAGCTTAGGAGGCTCGGCATTAGAAAGATGAGGGAGGAAGACGGAGCTGCTTTATGTTCTTCCATTGAGAAGATGATCAACCTCCAATCACTGTCAGTAACTGCAATTGAAGATGACAAGATAATTGATATTCACAACATTTCCAGCCCACCTCAGTTCCTTCAGCGCTTATACTTGAGTGGCCGCTTAGAGAAGTTTCCACAATGGATTAGCACACTTAAGAATTTGGCCAAAGTGCATCTAAAATGGAGCCAGCTAAAGGAGGATCCTCTGGTATATCTTCAAGGTTTGCCAAATCTACGGCatcttgagcttcttcatgTGTATGTTGGTGAGACATTGCATTTCAGGGCTAAGGGGTTCCCAAGTCTGAAGATTCTAGGCCTTGATGATTTAGATGGATTGAAACACATGATAGTGGAGGAGGGAGCAATGCCTGGTCTTAAGAAGCTCGTCATGCAGCGCTGCAAGTCGTTCAAGCAGGCACCAAAAGGCATTGAACACCTaagtaaattaaaaacaatagaGTTTTTTGACATGCCTGAAGAGTTGATTACAGCACTACTTCCGAATGGAGGCCAAGATAATTGGAGAGTTCAACATGTCCCAGCTGTTTATTCCTCATACTGGAGGGATCGTGATTGGGATGTGTACTCACTGGAGACTTTTGCAGAGAGAGCCTATGACTGCAGTCATGATGCTGCTATGAGTAGTCATGAAATTCGCACACTTTGGAAGGTTTAA
- the LOC107487143 gene encoding disease resistance protein RPM1-like, with amino-acid sequence MAESPVSFLLDKLTTLLQEEVNLQRGVSDDIRHIKGELERHKAILRVADALEDKDHELQEWIKRVREIAYEMEDAIDEFNVRLVDQHMHGSNSSLTHKIVFTWKTLKARRQIGSHIQEIKSRLDVISMERPSMYGIGSRSSQRLSSRLDSQGDALLLEEADLVGIDTPKKQLSDLLFKDEPNRDVIAIYGMGGLGKTTLAKQVYDDPKVKKRFRIHAWVIVSQSFKLEELLRDLVQQLYNVIGKPAPEAVGQMRSDKLKEVIKNLLQRSRYLIVLDDVWHVNVWDSVKYALPNNSRGSRVMLTTRKRNVAMSSCAEFGKVYNLEFLSEHEAWSLFCRKTFQGNSCPSHLEQVCWNILKLCGGLPLAIVAISGALATRDKTNIEEWQMVCRSFGAEMEGNDKLEDMKKVLSLSFNELPYYLKSCLLYLSIFPEFHAIEHMRLIRLWIAEGFVVGEDGKTLEEVADSYLKELLNRSLLQVVQKTSDGRMKTCRMHDLIREIVTLKSKNQNFATIAKEPDITWPDKVRRLSVINTMNNIQQNKTFQLRSLLMFALSDANHDFSLHAVCSTGYRLLRVLDLQDSPLQVFPAQVVNLYLLKFLSLKNTKVKSIPASIKKLQHLETLDLKHSNVTELPVEIVELQRLRHLLVYRYEIESYAYFHSKYGFKVSAPIGKMQSLQKLCFIEVDQGSKALMIELGKLTQLRRLGIRKMRREDGAALCFSIEKMINLRSLSITAINEDEIIDIHCISKPPQYLRQLYLSGRLEKFPQWIQSLKNLAKVHLKWSRLKEDPLVYLQDLPNLRHLEFLQVYVGDKLHFRADKFQNLKVLGLDEIDGLKSMIMEEGAMPGLKKLIIQRCGALRQVPLGIEHLSKLKSIEFFDMPEELISALRPNGGKDNWRVQHVPVVYSTYWRDGGWDVYSLDTFGERETDSSAVMRSLELPTLWKV; translated from the coding sequence ATGGCAGAAAGTCCAGTGTCCTTTCTATTGGACAAGCTGACTACTTTACTTCAAGAAGAAGTGAATCTCCAGAGAGGGGTGAGTGATGATATTCGGCATATTAAAGGCGAACTGGAACGGCACAAGGCCATCTTAAGGGTGGCTGATGCACTTGAAGACAAAGACCATGAACTCCAAGAATGGATCAAAAGAGTTAGAGAGATTGCCTATGAAATGGAAGATGCTATAGATGAGTTCAATGTTCGCCTTGTTGATCAACATATGCATGGCAGCAATTCTTCTCTTACTCACAAGATTGTTTTCACATGGAAAACCTTGAAAGCTCGGCGCCAGATCGGTTCACACATACAAGAGATCAAATCCAGATTGGATGTTATCTCCATGGAGCGTCCCAGCATGTATGGGATAGGCTCAAGGTCTAGTCAGAGGCTATCGTCAAGGCTTGATAGCCAAGGCGACGCGCTTCTGCTAGAGGAAGCTGATCTTGTAGGAATTGACACACCCAAGAAGCAGCTAAGTGATTTGCTTTTCAAAGATGAACCAAATAGGGATGTGATTGCCATTTATGGAATGGGAGGGTTGGGGAAAACTACATTGGCAAAGCAAGTCTATGATGACCCAAAAGTGAAGAAGCGTTTCAGGATTCATGCTTGGGTTATTGTTTCTCAATCTTTCAAGTTAGAAGAGCTCCTGAGAGACCTGGTTCAACAGCTCTACAATGTGATTGGCAAACCAGCCCCTGAAGCAGTTGGACAAATGAGAAGTGACAAGCTCAAAGAGGTGATCAAGAATTTGCTTCAGAGAAGCAGGTACCTGATTGTGCTGGATGATGTATGGCATGTAAATGTCTGGGATTCTGTGAAATATGCTCTCCCCAACAATAGCCGAGGCAGCAGAGTAATGCTTACCACGCGCAAGCGAAACGTGGCTATGTCTTCGTGTGCTGAGTTTGGTAAGGTATATAACCTTGAATTCTTGTCTGAGCATGAAGCTTGGTCACTTTTTTGTAGGAAGACATTTCAGGGGAACTCATGCCCTTCTCACTTGGAACAAGTTTGCTGGAATATCTTGAAACTGTGTGGGGGTCTGCCACTAGCAATTGTAGCAATCAGTGGTGCTTTGGCCACAAGGGATAAGACAAACATTGAAGAATGGCAAATGGTTTGCAGAAGTTTTGGGGCTGAAATGGAAGGCAATGACAAGCTGGAGGACATGAAGAAAGTGCTTTCCCTGAGCTTCAATGAGTTACCTTACTACCTAAAATCCTGTTTGTTGTACTTAAGCATCTTCCCAGAATTTCATGCCATAGAGCATATGAGATTGATTCGTTTGTGGATAGCCGAAGGGTTCGTGGTTGGAGAAGATGGAAAGACACTGGAGGAAGTTGCAGACAGTTACCTCAAAGAGCTCTTGAACAGAAGTCTGCTACAAGTAGTACAGAAAACCAGTGATGGCAGGATGAAGACGTGTCGCATGCACGACCTCATTAGGGAGATtgtcactttgaaatcaaagaatCAGAACTTTGCAACCATAGCAAAAGAACCAGACATAACCTGGCCAGACAAAGTTCGACGCCTATCAGTCATAAACACAATGAATAACATTCAGCAAAACAAGACATTCCAACTTAGATCTCTGCTAATGTTTGCCTTATCAGATGCTAACCATGATTTTTCTCTACATGCAGTATGTTCCACTGGTTATAGGTTACTTAGAGTGTTAGATTTGCAGGATTCTCCATTGCAGGTTTTTCCTGCTCAAGTTGTCAATCTTTACCTTCTAAAGTTCCTGAGTTTGAAGAATACAAAGGTGAAAAGCATTCCAGCCTCCATTAAGAAGCTGCAACACCTTGAGACATTGGACCTTAAACACTCCAATGTCACAGAATTACCTGTTGAAATTGTGGAGCTGCAGCGATTGCGCCATCTCTTGGTGTACCGGTATGAGATTGAATCCTATGCTTACTTCCATTCAAAGTATGGCTTCAAGGTGTCTGCCCCAATAGGAAAGATGCAATCTTTGCAAAAGCTATGTTTCATAGAGGTAGATCAAGGAAGTAAGGCCTTGATGATTGAGCTTGGAAAACTTACACAACTTAGGAGGCTAGGCATAAGGAAGATGAGGCGAGAAGATGGGGCTGCTTTGTGCTTTTCCATTGAGAAGATGATCAATCTCCGGTCATTGTCCATAACTGCAATCAATGAAGATGAGATCATTGACATTCACTGCATTTCCAAGCCTCCTCAGTATCTCCGGCAACTCTACTTGAGTGGACGTTTAGAGAAGTTCCCACAATGGATTCAATCTCTCAAGAATTTGGCCAAAGTGCATCTAAAATGGAGCCGGCTAAAGGAGGATCCTCTGGTATATCTTCAAGACTTGCCAAATCTAAGGCATCTTGAGTTTCTTCAGGTTTATGTTGGAGACAAATTGCATTTCAGGGCTGACAAGTTCCAAAATCTAAAAGTTTTAGGCCTTGATGAAATAGATGGACTGAAATCTATGATAATGGAGGAGGGAGCAATGCCTGGACTTAAGAAGCTGATCATCCAGCGCTGCGGCGCATTGAGGCAGGTACCATTAGGCATTGAACACCTAAGTAAACTAAAGTCAATCGAGTTTTTCGACATGCCTGAAGAATTGATTTCAGCACTGCGTCCAAATGGAGGGAAAGATAATTGGAGAGTACAACATGTTCCAGTTGTATACTCCACATATTGGAGGGATGGTGGTTGGGATGTCTATTCTTTAGACACTTTTGGGGAGAGAGAGACTGATTCTAGTGCTGTAATGAGAAGTCTAGAGCTTCCTACTCTTTGGAAGGTTTAG
- the LOC107487142 gene encoding LOW QUALITY PROTEIN: DEAD-box ATP-dependent RNA helicase 5 (The sequence of the model RefSeq protein was modified relative to this genomic sequence to represent the inferred CDS: inserted 1 base in 1 codon) — MGRKHDAVVAAEPVAVPSPAGEAPNSPKLKSEKKKKKHKNKDKHNQEQNGTASPKRKLDEIQPRNAAESDKGKKKKKKHKRDSEENVEETKAESVDGAGGGGGGGDESVTDGHVAVTGKNAGEAKYAPVKSFAGSGLPENVLECCKGFEKPSPIQSRAWPFLLDGRDLIGIAATGSGKTLAFGIPAVMHVLSKRKNKAVKGRNPLCLVLSPTRELAQQISDVMCDAGKSCGVESVCLYGGTSKGPQISSLKSGIXKLISLSIQDLIEMGVCSLKDVSFVVLDEADRMLDMGFEQVVRSILGQTCSVRQMVMFSATWPLPVHQLAQEFMDPNPVKVVVGSEDLAANHDVMQIVEVLDDRARDNRLVALLEKYHKSQRNRVLIFVLYKMETTRVERMLQQGGWKVVSIHGDKAQHDRTKALSLFKNGSCPLMIATDVAARGLDIPDVEVVINYSFPLTTEDYVHRIGRTGRAGKKGVAHTFFTQQNKGLAGELVNVLREAGQIVPDALLKFGTHVKKKESKLYGAHFKEISADAPKSQKITFDNSDED; from the exons ATGGGTCGCAAACACGACGCCGTTGTCGCAGCCGAACCAGTTGCCGTGCCATCACCAGCAGGAGAAGCCCCAAACAGTCCCAAACTCAAAtccgagaagaagaagaaaaagcacaagaacAAAGACAAACACAACCAAGAACAAAACGGAACCGCTAGTCCAAAAAGAAAGCTCGACGAGATCCAGCCTCGAAACGCCGCCGAATCCGACAaggggaaaaagaagaagaagaagcacaagcgCGATTCGGAAGAGAACGTGGAGGAAACCAAAGCTGAATCCGTTGATGGAGCTGGCGGAGGCGGCGGAGGAGGAGATGAGTCGGTTACCGACGGGCATGTGGCGGTTACCGGGAAGAACGCCGGAGAGGCGAAGTACGCGCCGGTGAAGAGCTTCGCTGGTTCGGGGCTGCCGGAAAACGTGCTGGAGTGCTGCAAGGGCTTCGAGAAGCCGTCGCCGATTCAGTCACGTGCATGGCCTTTCTTGTTGGACGGTCGTGATCTCATCGGAATCGCTGCAACTGGTTCAG GGAAGACGCTGGCGTTTGGGATTCCTGCCGTTATGCACGTTCTGAGCAAGCGGAAGAATAAAGCGGTGAAGGGTCGGAACCCTCTTTGCCTCGTGCTCTCTCCTACCAGGGAGCTAGCTCAACAA ATTTCAGATGTTATGTGTGATGCTGGTAAGTCTTGTGGTGTGGAGTCAGTTTGTTTGTATGGTGGAACCTCCAAAGGGCCACAAATCTCGTCACTGAAATCTGGCA GTAAGTTAATTTCATTAAGTATACAGGATTTGATTGAAATGGGTGTCTGTAGCCTAAAAGATGTATCTTTTGTG GTGCTTGATGAAGCAGATCGGATGCTTGACATGGGTTTCGAACAAGTAGTCCGCTCTATACTGGGTCAGACATGCTCTG TTCGCCAAATGGTGATGTTTAGCGCTACTTGGCCCTTACCAGTTCATCAGTTAGCACAGGAGTTTATGGATCCCAACCCTGTAAAA GTTGTTGTAGGTTCAGAAGATTTAGCTGCGAATCATGATGTCATGCAGATAGTTGAG GTCTTGGATGACCGTGCGCGTGATAACCGACTGGTTGCTTTACTGGAAAAATACCACAAATCTCAGAG GAACCGAGTATTGATCTTTGTTTTGTACAAAATGGAAACCACACGAGTTGAAAGGATGCTTCAACAAGG AGGTTGGAAGGTTGTGTCCATACATGGAGACAAAGCACAACATGATCGTACAAAGGCACTTTCATTATTCAAGAATGGGAGCTGTCCTTTAATG ATTGCTACTGATGTGGCTGCACGTGGATTGGATATTCCAGATGTTGAAGTTGTTATCAACTATAGTTTTCCTTTAACTACAGAAGATTATGTTCATAGAATTGGTCGGACTGGACGAGCTGGTAAAAAGGGTGTTGCCCATACATTCTTCACACAGCAGAATAAG GGTCTTGCTGGGGAGCTTGTGAATGTATTAAGAGAAGCTGGACAAATTGTGCCAGATGCCCTTTTAAAATTTGGCACACATGTAAAGAAAAag GAGTCGAAGCTTTATGGGGCCCACTTTAAGGAAATTTCCGCTGATGCACCGAAGTCTCAAAAAATTACATTTGACAACTCTGACGAAGACTAA